The segment CAGAAAACGTACGTGTGGATTTCTCCCCTTGAAACCGGAGAAAGACAGGCGGAACTTTACAAATTTATCGACGGACAATCGCAACTCTTTATGTCGGCAGGCATTCGCTAGTTAAAAAAGCCTTTGTTATGCGCCGCGCGAAAAATAGAATTTGTCAATGACCAGGCGCTATGCAAACCTCTTAATGTTTTTAAAAGCGAAAACGGAGGCTAAGGACTATGTCAGAAGTACTAGTTGTAACTAGCAAAGTAAAAAAATTGATCAAGGAAAAAGGCGGAATGAATACTTCTGCTGAAACGATCGACGTTTTGAGCAAAGCGATTGAGCAACTCTGCCTTAAAGGCATTGATAGCGCGAAAGCTGACGGTCGCAAGACTGTAATGGCTCGTGATATCGTTATTGATCACTTGTAGAAATTAGCCTTACACCACGGGCTTTTTATTTCGAACTTTAAAAAGAAGCTCGCAAGGGCTTCTTTTTTTATTTTTGTGGCTTATGCTTTAGGTAAAGCTATGGAAAAAGTATTTCCGCCATCGAAAATTCCACTCACCCACGCCCTACTTAAACGAAGAAACATCAAAGACGTTTATTCTGCTTTCGAATGTGTCGATAGTGATCGCACGCGTTTGCGTGAATTTCTGCCCTGGGTGGATGCTTCGAAGTCCGTTGAAGATCAAGTTTGGTATGTTGGCGAATGTCTCAAGGATTGGGATGCCGGCAAACTCTTCGATTACGGAATATTTAATGCTGAGGATGAGTTTATCGGTGCGATGGGCGTTCATAATATTCAATGGGACCATAATCGCTGTGAAATCGGTTACTGGATTCATCAAAGATATGAAGGCCAAGGGTTTATCACATCAGCTTTGCAGGCTTTAGAAAAAGAATTCTTTGGAATGGGTTTTCATCGCATTGAGATTCGTTGCGATCCTCACAACAAGAAATCGGCATCAGTTCCAATTCGAAATGGCTATACCTTTGAAGGCATTCTTCGCCAAGATACTCTGCGTGCCGGAAGCTATCGTGATACGGCAGTCTAT is part of the Bdellovibrionales bacterium genome and harbors:
- a CDS encoding GNAT family N-acetyltransferase, encoding MEKVFPPSKIPLTHALLKRRNIKDVYSAFECVDSDRTRLREFLPWVDASKSVEDQVWYVGECLKDWDAGKLFDYGIFNAEDEFIGAMGVHNIQWDHNRCEIGYWIHQRYEGQGFITSALQALEKEFFGMGFHRIEIRCDPHNKKSASVPIRNGYTFEGILRQDTLRAGSYRDTAVYAKLKTDLKKA